One stretch of Oncorhynchus keta strain PuntledgeMale-10-30-2019 chromosome 18, Oket_V2, whole genome shotgun sequence DNA includes these proteins:
- the LOC118397112 gene encoding calpain-9-like isoform X1, producing the protein METRRFASGSIANPVQFRNQHYVALLDACVKSGSLFSDPTFTPDQSSIGMPTDPDPKKEVKWLRPKEISANAVFVEDTTCTTDICQGQLGDCWLLAALSCLTMHPNLFVKVVPPNQSLTESYAGIFHFMFWQYGEWVEVVVDDRLPVREGRLLFSYSCTRNEYWGALVEKAYAKLIGSYGSLKGGNISEAMEDFTGGIAYSLPVSSRAPRVMWKALSAAMSRGSLLSCFIQASNYREIGTVTAEGLVKGHAYAITDTDTVKKPAGEALLLRLRNPWGCVEYSGPWSDKSKDWDDVDAAEKKRIDLKNSEDGEFWISAEDFNKLFDTVELCSVDPDPIVEEDTSTDPDSPADPPSAWTLSSHKGSWVSGSTAGGSCSYPRSFWKNPQFQLVLAEHDDDIEMTPGEKKVAEKQKETVKQCTVLVELLQKDRRKKEKINFLHIAFHIYRVREGGKMCCSCVRCECERSTFSVNLTYFLFLQVPPKLRGLCLDQSFFSFKQPVGSSGVYQPFRAVWREVRLDPGNYVILASTYSPNQPAEFFLRVYSKTGNNLGTQDFTCSTGFLMVMSMPPVLPEDRKRVQKTFDEVAGPDDKLNAKEFMKLVNSVLEKDYQLPLETCRQLIFGEETGGRSSLTREQTEPVLASLRSLQSIFFKFDQDSSGTMSPFELSLALQAAGVQCDGQVIQLLWERFGSGELHLPFHGFVACITRLRKLFALYKSESNPEVKDGGINTMELKHSVPVIGPKPLLLCCRKCYVQSAGGPSLPDSALLSTKHSCCTTSSRLHRHRTALAQAKNT; encoded by the exons ATGGAGACTCGGAGGTTCGCATCTGGTTCCATTGCCAACCCTGTTCAATTTCGGAACCAGCACTATGTAGCCCTCCTAGATGCGTGCGTTAAATCCGGTTCACTGTTCTCTGACCCAACCTTCACCCCGGACCAGAGCTCCATTGGTATGCCTACCGACCCAGACCCCAAAAAGGAGGTCAAGTGGCTGCGACCCAAG gagaTCAGTGCCAATGCTGTGTTTGTGGAGGACACGACGTGTACCACCGATATCTGCCAGGGCCAGCTGg GTGACTGTTGGCTTCTGGCTGCCCTGTCCTGCCTTACCATGCACCCCAATCTCTTTGTTAAAGTGGTACCACCTAATCAGAGCCTGACAGAATCCTATGCTGGCATCTTCCACTTCATG TTCTGGCAGTATGGTGAGtgggtggaggtggtagtggatgACAGGCTACCTGTACGCGAGGGTCGCCTGCTCTTCAGCTACTCCTGTACCCGCAACGAGTACTGGGGCGCCCTGGTGGAGAAAGCCTATGCCAA GCTGATCGGGTCATATGGAAGTCTGAAGGGGGGTAATATCTCAGAGGCTATGGAGGATTTTACAGGGGGCATAGcctactccctccctgtctcctcccgcGCCCCCAGGGTCATGTGGAAAGCCCTCTCTGCTGCCATGTCCCGTGGCAGCCTGCTCAGCTGCTTCATACAG GCTAGTAACTACCGTGAGATAGGCACAGTGACTGCAGAGGGACTGGTGAAGGGCCATGCCTACGCCATCACAGACACTGACACG gtgaagaagccggctGGCGAGGCCTTGTTGCTGAGGCTGAGGAATCCCTGGGGCTGTGTGGAGTACTCTGGACCCTGGAGTGACAA GAGTAAAGACTGGGATGATGTGGATGCTGCTGAGAAGAAAAGGATTGATCTGAAAAACAGTGAGGACGGCGAGTTCTG GATCAGTGCGGAGGACTTCAACAAGCTGTTTGACACAGTGGAGCTGTGTAGTGTGGACCCTGACCCCATAGTGGAAGAGGACACATCCACTGACCCCGACTCCCCTGCTGACCCCCCCTCTGCCTGGACCCTCAGCTCCCACAAAGGCTCCTGGGTATCGGGCTCCACTGCAGGGGGGAGCTGTAGTTACcctc gatCCTTCTGGAAGAATCCCCAGTTCCAGCTTGTCCTTGCCGAGCATGATGATGATATAGAGATGACCCCGGGGGAGAAGAAGGTGGCAGAGAAGCAGAAGGAGACGGTAAAGCAGTGCACCGTGCTGGTGGAACTACTGCAGAAAGAccggagaaagaaggagaaaatCAACTTCCTCCACATCGCCTTCCACATCtacagggtgagagagggagggaaaatgtGTTGTTCCTGTGTGCGCTGTGAATGTGAACGTTCTACATTTTCAGTTAATCTGACATATTTCCTGTTTCTGCAGGTTCCTCCAAAG CTCCGGGGCCTGTGTCTGGACCAGAGCTTCTTCTCTTTCAAGCAGCCTGTGGGGAGTTCTGGGGTGTACCAGCCTTTCAG GGCTGTGTGGAGGGAGGTGAGGCTGGACCCAGGAAACTACGTGATCCTggcctccacctacagtcccaacCAGCCCGCGGAATTCTTCCTCCGCGTCTACTCCAAGACTGGCAACAAtctggg GACACAAGACTTCACTTGCTCCACTGGCTTCCTCATG GTCATGTCAATGCCACCAGTCTTGCCAGAGGATCGCAAGAGAGTACAGAAGACCTTTGATGAGGTGGCGGGGCCG GATGACAAGCTGAATGCTAAGGagttcatgaagctggttaactCAG ttCTGGAGAAAGACTACCAGCTGCCACTGGAGACATGCAGACAGCTCATCTTTGGAGAGGAA ACTGGGGGGCGTAGCAGTCTGACCCGAGAGCAGACAGAGCCTGTGCTGGCCTCTCTTCGCAGTCTTCAG tccatCTTCTTCAAGTTTGATCAGGACTCTTCAGGGACTATGAGCCCCTTTGAGCTTAGTCTGGCCCTCCAGGCTGCTG gtgtgcagtgtgatggccaGGTCATACAGCTGCTGTGGGAGAGGTTTGGCTCTGGGGAGCTGCACCTGCCTTTCCATGGCTTTGTGGCCTGTATCACCAGGCTGCGCAAGCTATTCG ccctgtATAAATCAGAGAGCAACCCTGAGGTCAAAGACGGAGGAATCAATACT ATGGAGTTAAAGCACTCCGTACCAGTGATAGGTCCAAAGCCACTGCTGCTGTGTTGCAGGAAGTGCTATGTGCAATCAGCTGGTGGCCCTTCTTTACCAGACAGCGCACTACTCTCAACTAAACATTCCTGCTGCACCACCAGTTCACGGCTGCACAGACACAGAACAGCGTTGGCACAAGCCAAGAACACTT AA
- the LOC118397112 gene encoding calpain-9-like isoform X3: METRRFASGSIANPVQFRNQHYVALLDACVKSGSLFSDPTFTPDQSSIGMPTDPDPKKEVKWLRPKEISANAVFVEDTTCTTDICQGQLGDCWLLAALSCLTMHPNLFVKVVPPNQSLTESYAGIFHFMFWQYGEWVEVVVDDRLPVREGRLLFSYSCTRNEYWGALVEKAYAKLIGSYGSLKGGNISEAMEDFTGGIAYSLPVSSRAPRVMWKALSAAMSRGSLLSCFIQASNYREIGTVTAEGLVKGHAYAITDTDTVKKPAGEALLLRLRNPWGCVEYSGPWSDKSKDWDDVDAAEKKRIDLKNSEDGEFWISAEDFNKLFDTVELCSVDPDPIVEEDTSTDPDSPADPPSAWTLSSHKGSWVSGSTAGGSCSYPRSFWKNPQFQLVLAEHDDDIEMTPGEKKVAEKQKETVKQCTVLVELLQKDRRKKEKINFLHIAFHIYRVREGGKMCCSCVRCECERSTFSVNLTYFLFLQVPPKLRGLCLDQSFFSFKQPVGSSGVYQPFRAVWREVRLDPGNYVILASTYSPNQPAEFFLRVYSKTGNNLGTQDFTCSTGFLMVMSMPPVLPEDRKRVQKTFDEVAGPDDKLNAKEFMKLVNSVLEKDYQLPLETCRQLIFGEETGGRSSLTREQTEPVLASLRSLQSIFFKFDQDSSGTMSPFELSLALQAAGVQCDGQVIQLLWERFGSGELHLPFHGFVACITRLRKLFALYKSESNPEVKDGGINTWLLRLLTV; the protein is encoded by the exons ATGGAGACTCGGAGGTTCGCATCTGGTTCCATTGCCAACCCTGTTCAATTTCGGAACCAGCACTATGTAGCCCTCCTAGATGCGTGCGTTAAATCCGGTTCACTGTTCTCTGACCCAACCTTCACCCCGGACCAGAGCTCCATTGGTATGCCTACCGACCCAGACCCCAAAAAGGAGGTCAAGTGGCTGCGACCCAAG gagaTCAGTGCCAATGCTGTGTTTGTGGAGGACACGACGTGTACCACCGATATCTGCCAGGGCCAGCTGg GTGACTGTTGGCTTCTGGCTGCCCTGTCCTGCCTTACCATGCACCCCAATCTCTTTGTTAAAGTGGTACCACCTAATCAGAGCCTGACAGAATCCTATGCTGGCATCTTCCACTTCATG TTCTGGCAGTATGGTGAGtgggtggaggtggtagtggatgACAGGCTACCTGTACGCGAGGGTCGCCTGCTCTTCAGCTACTCCTGTACCCGCAACGAGTACTGGGGCGCCCTGGTGGAGAAAGCCTATGCCAA GCTGATCGGGTCATATGGAAGTCTGAAGGGGGGTAATATCTCAGAGGCTATGGAGGATTTTACAGGGGGCATAGcctactccctccctgtctcctcccgcGCCCCCAGGGTCATGTGGAAAGCCCTCTCTGCTGCCATGTCCCGTGGCAGCCTGCTCAGCTGCTTCATACAG GCTAGTAACTACCGTGAGATAGGCACAGTGACTGCAGAGGGACTGGTGAAGGGCCATGCCTACGCCATCACAGACACTGACACG gtgaagaagccggctGGCGAGGCCTTGTTGCTGAGGCTGAGGAATCCCTGGGGCTGTGTGGAGTACTCTGGACCCTGGAGTGACAA GAGTAAAGACTGGGATGATGTGGATGCTGCTGAGAAGAAAAGGATTGATCTGAAAAACAGTGAGGACGGCGAGTTCTG GATCAGTGCGGAGGACTTCAACAAGCTGTTTGACACAGTGGAGCTGTGTAGTGTGGACCCTGACCCCATAGTGGAAGAGGACACATCCACTGACCCCGACTCCCCTGCTGACCCCCCCTCTGCCTGGACCCTCAGCTCCCACAAAGGCTCCTGGGTATCGGGCTCCACTGCAGGGGGGAGCTGTAGTTACcctc gatCCTTCTGGAAGAATCCCCAGTTCCAGCTTGTCCTTGCCGAGCATGATGATGATATAGAGATGACCCCGGGGGAGAAGAAGGTGGCAGAGAAGCAGAAGGAGACGGTAAAGCAGTGCACCGTGCTGGTGGAACTACTGCAGAAAGAccggagaaagaaggagaaaatCAACTTCCTCCACATCGCCTTCCACATCtacagggtgagagagggagggaaaatgtGTTGTTCCTGTGTGCGCTGTGAATGTGAACGTTCTACATTTTCAGTTAATCTGACATATTTCCTGTTTCTGCAGGTTCCTCCAAAG CTCCGGGGCCTGTGTCTGGACCAGAGCTTCTTCTCTTTCAAGCAGCCTGTGGGGAGTTCTGGGGTGTACCAGCCTTTCAG GGCTGTGTGGAGGGAGGTGAGGCTGGACCCAGGAAACTACGTGATCCTggcctccacctacagtcccaacCAGCCCGCGGAATTCTTCCTCCGCGTCTACTCCAAGACTGGCAACAAtctggg GACACAAGACTTCACTTGCTCCACTGGCTTCCTCATG GTCATGTCAATGCCACCAGTCTTGCCAGAGGATCGCAAGAGAGTACAGAAGACCTTTGATGAGGTGGCGGGGCCG GATGACAAGCTGAATGCTAAGGagttcatgaagctggttaactCAG ttCTGGAGAAAGACTACCAGCTGCCACTGGAGACATGCAGACAGCTCATCTTTGGAGAGGAA ACTGGGGGGCGTAGCAGTCTGACCCGAGAGCAGACAGAGCCTGTGCTGGCCTCTCTTCGCAGTCTTCAG tccatCTTCTTCAAGTTTGATCAGGACTCTTCAGGGACTATGAGCCCCTTTGAGCTTAGTCTGGCCCTCCAGGCTGCTG gtgtgcagtgtgatggccaGGTCATACAGCTGCTGTGGGAGAGGTTTGGCTCTGGGGAGCTGCACCTGCCTTTCCATGGCTTTGTGGCCTGTATCACCAGGCTGCGCAAGCTATTCG ccctgtATAAATCAGAGAGCAACCCTGAGGTCAAAGACGGAGGAATCAATACT TGGCTGCTCCGACTCCTGACCGTGTGA
- the LOC118397112 gene encoding calpain-9-like isoform X2, with product MKRMQAATQLPIQEISANAVFVEDTTCTTDICQGQLGDCWLLAALSCLTMHPNLFVKVVPPNQSLTESYAGIFHFMFWQYGEWVEVVVDDRLPVREGRLLFSYSCTRNEYWGALVEKAYAKLIGSYGSLKGGNISEAMEDFTGGIAYSLPVSSRAPRVMWKALSAAMSRGSLLSCFIQASNYREIGTVTAEGLVKGHAYAITDTDTVKKPAGEALLLRLRNPWGCVEYSGPWSDKSKDWDDVDAAEKKRIDLKNSEDGEFWISAEDFNKLFDTVELCSVDPDPIVEEDTSTDPDSPADPPSAWTLSSHKGSWVSGSTAGGSCSYPRSFWKNPQFQLVLAEHDDDIEMTPGEKKVAEKQKETVKQCTVLVELLQKDRRKKEKINFLHIAFHIYRVREGGKMCCSCVRCECERSTFSVNLTYFLFLQVPPKLRGLCLDQSFFSFKQPVGSSGVYQPFRAVWREVRLDPGNYVILASTYSPNQPAEFFLRVYSKTGNNLGTQDFTCSTGFLMVMSMPPVLPEDRKRVQKTFDEVAGPDDKLNAKEFMKLVNSVLEKDYQLPLETCRQLIFGEETGGRSSLTREQTEPVLASLRSLQSIFFKFDQDSSGTMSPFELSLALQAAGVQCDGQVIQLLWERFGSGELHLPFHGFVACITRLRKLFALYKSESNPEVKDGGINTMELKHSVPVIGPKPLLLCCRKCYVQSAGGPSLPDSALLSTKHSCCTTSSRLHRHRTALAQAKNT from the exons gagaTCAGTGCCAATGCTGTGTTTGTGGAGGACACGACGTGTACCACCGATATCTGCCAGGGCCAGCTGg GTGACTGTTGGCTTCTGGCTGCCCTGTCCTGCCTTACCATGCACCCCAATCTCTTTGTTAAAGTGGTACCACCTAATCAGAGCCTGACAGAATCCTATGCTGGCATCTTCCACTTCATG TTCTGGCAGTATGGTGAGtgggtggaggtggtagtggatgACAGGCTACCTGTACGCGAGGGTCGCCTGCTCTTCAGCTACTCCTGTACCCGCAACGAGTACTGGGGCGCCCTGGTGGAGAAAGCCTATGCCAA GCTGATCGGGTCATATGGAAGTCTGAAGGGGGGTAATATCTCAGAGGCTATGGAGGATTTTACAGGGGGCATAGcctactccctccctgtctcctcccgcGCCCCCAGGGTCATGTGGAAAGCCCTCTCTGCTGCCATGTCCCGTGGCAGCCTGCTCAGCTGCTTCATACAG GCTAGTAACTACCGTGAGATAGGCACAGTGACTGCAGAGGGACTGGTGAAGGGCCATGCCTACGCCATCACAGACACTGACACG gtgaagaagccggctGGCGAGGCCTTGTTGCTGAGGCTGAGGAATCCCTGGGGCTGTGTGGAGTACTCTGGACCCTGGAGTGACAA GAGTAAAGACTGGGATGATGTGGATGCTGCTGAGAAGAAAAGGATTGATCTGAAAAACAGTGAGGACGGCGAGTTCTG GATCAGTGCGGAGGACTTCAACAAGCTGTTTGACACAGTGGAGCTGTGTAGTGTGGACCCTGACCCCATAGTGGAAGAGGACACATCCACTGACCCCGACTCCCCTGCTGACCCCCCCTCTGCCTGGACCCTCAGCTCCCACAAAGGCTCCTGGGTATCGGGCTCCACTGCAGGGGGGAGCTGTAGTTACcctc gatCCTTCTGGAAGAATCCCCAGTTCCAGCTTGTCCTTGCCGAGCATGATGATGATATAGAGATGACCCCGGGGGAGAAGAAGGTGGCAGAGAAGCAGAAGGAGACGGTAAAGCAGTGCACCGTGCTGGTGGAACTACTGCAGAAAGAccggagaaagaaggagaaaatCAACTTCCTCCACATCGCCTTCCACATCtacagggtgagagagggagggaaaatgtGTTGTTCCTGTGTGCGCTGTGAATGTGAACGTTCTACATTTTCAGTTAATCTGACATATTTCCTGTTTCTGCAGGTTCCTCCAAAG CTCCGGGGCCTGTGTCTGGACCAGAGCTTCTTCTCTTTCAAGCAGCCTGTGGGGAGTTCTGGGGTGTACCAGCCTTTCAG GGCTGTGTGGAGGGAGGTGAGGCTGGACCCAGGAAACTACGTGATCCTggcctccacctacagtcccaacCAGCCCGCGGAATTCTTCCTCCGCGTCTACTCCAAGACTGGCAACAAtctggg GACACAAGACTTCACTTGCTCCACTGGCTTCCTCATG GTCATGTCAATGCCACCAGTCTTGCCAGAGGATCGCAAGAGAGTACAGAAGACCTTTGATGAGGTGGCGGGGCCG GATGACAAGCTGAATGCTAAGGagttcatgaagctggttaactCAG ttCTGGAGAAAGACTACCAGCTGCCACTGGAGACATGCAGACAGCTCATCTTTGGAGAGGAA ACTGGGGGGCGTAGCAGTCTGACCCGAGAGCAGACAGAGCCTGTGCTGGCCTCTCTTCGCAGTCTTCAG tccatCTTCTTCAAGTTTGATCAGGACTCTTCAGGGACTATGAGCCCCTTTGAGCTTAGTCTGGCCCTCCAGGCTGCTG gtgtgcagtgtgatggccaGGTCATACAGCTGCTGTGGGAGAGGTTTGGCTCTGGGGAGCTGCACCTGCCTTTCCATGGCTTTGTGGCCTGTATCACCAGGCTGCGCAAGCTATTCG ccctgtATAAATCAGAGAGCAACCCTGAGGTCAAAGACGGAGGAATCAATACT ATGGAGTTAAAGCACTCCGTACCAGTGATAGGTCCAAAGCCACTGCTGCTGTGTTGCAGGAAGTGCTATGTGCAATCAGCTGGTGGCCCTTCTTTACCAGACAGCGCACTACTCTCAACTAAACATTCCTGCTGCACCACCAGTTCACGGCTGCACAGACACAGAACAGCGTTGGCACAAGCCAAGAACACTT AA
- the LOC118397112 gene encoding calpain-9-like isoform X4, protein MHPNLFVKVVPPNQSLTESYAGIFHFMFWQYGEWVEVVVDDRLPVREGRLLFSYSCTRNEYWGALVEKAYAKLIGSYGSLKGGNISEAMEDFTGGIAYSLPVSSRAPRVMWKALSAAMSRGSLLSCFIQASNYREIGTVTAEGLVKGHAYAITDTDTVKKPAGEALLLRLRNPWGCVEYSGPWSDKSKDWDDVDAAEKKRIDLKNSEDGEFWISAEDFNKLFDTVELCSVDPDPIVEEDTSTDPDSPADPPSAWTLSSHKGSWVSGSTAGGSCSYPRSFWKNPQFQLVLAEHDDDIEMTPGEKKVAEKQKETVKQCTVLVELLQKDRRKKEKINFLHIAFHIYRVREGGKMCCSCVRCECERSTFSVNLTYFLFLQVPPKLRGLCLDQSFFSFKQPVGSSGVYQPFRAVWREVRLDPGNYVILASTYSPNQPAEFFLRVYSKTGNNLGTQDFTCSTGFLMVMSMPPVLPEDRKRVQKTFDEVAGPDDKLNAKEFMKLVNSVLEKDYQLPLETCRQLIFGEETGGRSSLTREQTEPVLASLRSLQSIFFKFDQDSSGTMSPFELSLALQAAGVQCDGQVIQLLWERFGSGELHLPFHGFVACITRLRKLFALYKSESNPEVKDGGINTMELKHSVPVIGPKPLLLCCRKCYVQSAGGPSLPDSALLSTKHSCCTTSSRLHRHRTALAQAKNT, encoded by the exons ATGCACCCCAATCTCTTTGTTAAAGTGGTACCACCTAATCAGAGCCTGACAGAATCCTATGCTGGCATCTTCCACTTCATG TTCTGGCAGTATGGTGAGtgggtggaggtggtagtggatgACAGGCTACCTGTACGCGAGGGTCGCCTGCTCTTCAGCTACTCCTGTACCCGCAACGAGTACTGGGGCGCCCTGGTGGAGAAAGCCTATGCCAA GCTGATCGGGTCATATGGAAGTCTGAAGGGGGGTAATATCTCAGAGGCTATGGAGGATTTTACAGGGGGCATAGcctactccctccctgtctcctcccgcGCCCCCAGGGTCATGTGGAAAGCCCTCTCTGCTGCCATGTCCCGTGGCAGCCTGCTCAGCTGCTTCATACAG GCTAGTAACTACCGTGAGATAGGCACAGTGACTGCAGAGGGACTGGTGAAGGGCCATGCCTACGCCATCACAGACACTGACACG gtgaagaagccggctGGCGAGGCCTTGTTGCTGAGGCTGAGGAATCCCTGGGGCTGTGTGGAGTACTCTGGACCCTGGAGTGACAA GAGTAAAGACTGGGATGATGTGGATGCTGCTGAGAAGAAAAGGATTGATCTGAAAAACAGTGAGGACGGCGAGTTCTG GATCAGTGCGGAGGACTTCAACAAGCTGTTTGACACAGTGGAGCTGTGTAGTGTGGACCCTGACCCCATAGTGGAAGAGGACACATCCACTGACCCCGACTCCCCTGCTGACCCCCCCTCTGCCTGGACCCTCAGCTCCCACAAAGGCTCCTGGGTATCGGGCTCCACTGCAGGGGGGAGCTGTAGTTACcctc gatCCTTCTGGAAGAATCCCCAGTTCCAGCTTGTCCTTGCCGAGCATGATGATGATATAGAGATGACCCCGGGGGAGAAGAAGGTGGCAGAGAAGCAGAAGGAGACGGTAAAGCAGTGCACCGTGCTGGTGGAACTACTGCAGAAAGAccggagaaagaaggagaaaatCAACTTCCTCCACATCGCCTTCCACATCtacagggtgagagagggagggaaaatgtGTTGTTCCTGTGTGCGCTGTGAATGTGAACGTTCTACATTTTCAGTTAATCTGACATATTTCCTGTTTCTGCAGGTTCCTCCAAAG CTCCGGGGCCTGTGTCTGGACCAGAGCTTCTTCTCTTTCAAGCAGCCTGTGGGGAGTTCTGGGGTGTACCAGCCTTTCAG GGCTGTGTGGAGGGAGGTGAGGCTGGACCCAGGAAACTACGTGATCCTggcctccacctacagtcccaacCAGCCCGCGGAATTCTTCCTCCGCGTCTACTCCAAGACTGGCAACAAtctggg GACACAAGACTTCACTTGCTCCACTGGCTTCCTCATG GTCATGTCAATGCCACCAGTCTTGCCAGAGGATCGCAAGAGAGTACAGAAGACCTTTGATGAGGTGGCGGGGCCG GATGACAAGCTGAATGCTAAGGagttcatgaagctggttaactCAG ttCTGGAGAAAGACTACCAGCTGCCACTGGAGACATGCAGACAGCTCATCTTTGGAGAGGAA ACTGGGGGGCGTAGCAGTCTGACCCGAGAGCAGACAGAGCCTGTGCTGGCCTCTCTTCGCAGTCTTCAG tccatCTTCTTCAAGTTTGATCAGGACTCTTCAGGGACTATGAGCCCCTTTGAGCTTAGTCTGGCCCTCCAGGCTGCTG gtgtgcagtgtgatggccaGGTCATACAGCTGCTGTGGGAGAGGTTTGGCTCTGGGGAGCTGCACCTGCCTTTCCATGGCTTTGTGGCCTGTATCACCAGGCTGCGCAAGCTATTCG ccctgtATAAATCAGAGAGCAACCCTGAGGTCAAAGACGGAGGAATCAATACT ATGGAGTTAAAGCACTCCGTACCAGTGATAGGTCCAAAGCCACTGCTGCTGTGTTGCAGGAAGTGCTATGTGCAATCAGCTGGTGGCCCTTCTTTACCAGACAGCGCACTACTCTCAACTAAACATTCCTGCTGCACCACCAGTTCACGGCTGCACAGACACAGAACAGCGTTGGCACAAGCCAAGAACACTT AA